Proteins found in one Mucilaginibacter gracilis genomic segment:
- a CDS encoding MmcQ/YjbR family DNA-binding protein: MASNLFNFMTIEDIETICDQFPAVTKDIKWEEYLCFNVGGKMFLITSPDAVPPNAAFKVTPEEFEELASRDGFKPAPHLARYKWVHINDVSRFTKTEWEFYAQQSYNLVVAKLSLKLKNALGL, translated from the coding sequence ATGGCAAGTAATTTATTTAATTTTATGACCATTGAAGACATAGAAACCATTTGCGATCAATTCCCGGCTGTAACTAAGGATATTAAGTGGGAAGAATACCTGTGCTTTAATGTGGGAGGCAAAATGTTTTTGATAACATCGCCGGATGCTGTGCCACCCAATGCGGCATTTAAAGTTACACCCGAAGAGTTTGAAGAGTTAGCTTCGCGCGATGGTTTTAAACCGGCTCCGCACCTGGCAAGGTATAAATGGGTGCATATTAACGATGTTAGCAGGTTTACTAAAACAGAATGGGAGTTTTATGCGCAGCAATCGTATAATTTGGTAGTGGCTAAGTTATCCTTGAAACTTAAAAATGCGTTGGGTTTATAA
- a CDS encoding DUF3826 domain-containing protein: MKKIIVLLITVAAFCLSPKITKAQDGADAKPAKVDKSDPLNKANTFVAALNLTDAAKANRVKQAIATHLKAVRDWHNSHDYTLVPEGINPVTGKTFSKLERQVIINSTIPKSVHEALMAGLRKDLTEEQVDVVLDKYTIGKVAFTMNGYKSIVPNLNKDEEAFILTNLKAAREQAVDYKNVDQISVIFKIYKTKIEDYFTNTEGRNWKQMYKAYADAAKAKKAEPVKN, from the coding sequence ATGAAGAAAATCATTGTATTATTGATAACCGTGGCCGCATTTTGCTTGAGCCCTAAAATAACCAAAGCACAGGACGGTGCCGATGCAAAACCTGCCAAGGTTGATAAATCGGACCCGCTTAATAAGGCCAATACATTTGTTGCAGCCCTTAACCTTACCGATGCAGCAAAGGCAAACCGTGTAAAGCAGGCTATAGCAACACATTTAAAGGCAGTGCGCGATTGGCATAATAGTCATGATTACACGCTGGTGCCCGAAGGAATAAACCCCGTTACCGGCAAAACATTCAGTAAGTTGGAGCGGCAGGTTATTATTAATTCTACCATACCAAAAAGCGTTCATGAAGCGCTAATGGCTGGCTTACGTAAGGATTTAACGGAAGAACAGGTTGACGTGGTGCTGGATAAATACACCATTGGTAAGGTGGCATTTACTATGAATGGTTATAAATCGATAGTGCCTAACCTTAATAAAGATGAAGAAGCCTTTATTTTAACTAACCTGAAAGCTGCCCGCGAGCAAGCGGTTGATTATAAAAATGTTGATCAGATTTCGGTTATATTTAAAATTTACAAAACTAAAATTGAAGATTATTTTACCAATACCGAAGGCCGCAACTGGAAACAGATGTATAAAGCTTACGCCGACGCTGCCAAAGCAAAAAAAGCCGAGCCTGTTAAAAACTAA
- a CDS encoding bile acid:sodium symporter family protein produces the protein MTNPKPNKALYFIPVVLLVVYVFMVLNQLKQIEGWFLMLSVASLAVVFRQDAKLKGFAFPLFVIAGVCLAMYYPQYFVAVGGFKLTKLIIPLLQIIMFGMGSELSLKELSMVFKTPKTIFVGVVCHYTIMPLIGFTLAYAFNFPKEIAAGIILVGCCPSGLASNVMAYLARANLALSIAVTTVSTLLAPLFTPLLMRLLAGRLVQVHFLDMAWDTTKVVIIPIVAGLIFHWVARGKVKWLDSIMPVLSMVGIALIIMVITAAGRNSLLQVGLLLVVAVFIHNTAGFTLGYWLGRLMGFKEKDCRTISLEVGMQNGGLASGLALLMGGLSTIGLAAGLFGPIMNINGSSLATWWHNRIPAEDIINEEAVSLTAEIHS, from the coding sequence ATGACCAACCCTAAGCCAAACAAAGCCTTATATTTTATACCAGTAGTTTTATTGGTTGTTTATGTTTTTATGGTGTTAAACCAATTGAAACAAATTGAAGGGTGGTTTTTAATGCTGTCGGTAGCATCGCTGGCGGTTGTGTTTAGGCAAGATGCTAAATTGAAAGGCTTTGCCTTTCCGTTGTTTGTAATTGCGGGGGTATGCCTGGCTATGTATTACCCGCAGTATTTTGTAGCCGTTGGCGGTTTTAAATTAACCAAACTGATTATACCATTATTGCAGATTATTATGTTTGGCATGGGCAGCGAATTAAGCTTAAAGGAATTAAGCATGGTTTTTAAAACTCCGAAAACCATTTTTGTTGGTGTGGTTTGCCATTACACTATTATGCCCTTAATTGGCTTTACGTTGGCATACGCGTTTAACTTCCCCAAAGAAATAGCTGCGGGAATAATTTTAGTAGGATGTTGCCCAAGCGGACTGGCATCCAACGTAATGGCGTACCTGGCGAGGGCAAATTTGGCACTTTCTATAGCCGTAACAACAGTTTCAACTTTGTTGGCACCGTTATTTACACCCTTGTTAATGCGCCTTTTAGCTGGCAGATTGGTACAGGTTCATTTTTTGGATATGGCCTGGGATACCACCAAGGTTGTTATTATACCCATAGTGGCCGGTTTAATTTTCCATTGGGTGGCCCGGGGGAAAGTTAAATGGCTGGATAGCATTATGCCTGTTTTATCAATGGTGGGCATTGCTTTAATTATTATGGTGATAACTGCGGCCGGGCGCAACAGTTTGCTACAGGTTGGTTTGCTATTGGTAGTTGCAGTGTTTATTCATAACACCGCGGGCTTTACACTAGGTTATTGGTTGGGCAGGCTAATGGGCTTTAAGGAGAAGGATTGCCGCACCATATCATTAGAAGTTGGTATGCAAAACGGAGGCCTTGCATCGGGCCTGGCTTTGTTAATGGGCGGGCTATCAACCATTGGCTTAGCGGCAGGGTTGTTTGGCCCTATCATGAATATTAACGGCTCATCTTTAGCTACCTGGTGGCATAACCGGATACCCGCCGAAGATATTATAAACGAAGAAGCCGTTAGCCTTACGGCGGAAATCCATTCTTAA